Proteins encoded within one genomic window of Tigriopus californicus strain San Diego chromosome 12, Tcal_SD_v2.1, whole genome shotgun sequence:
- the LOC131891992 gene encoding uncharacterized protein LOC131891992, giving the protein MEPFPHHPSMILPALHNILLTSQLLANMKLEREQAKSNNIEHRRAVPKLASLFENTDYITRVFKPTYGTRPSYVNSLQSNFLKKLNMVPMGQDSLDSESTSKSNQDIMLNFVPTGVHMYPRFVRHNLIHPDPMTKWNLNRVIN; this is encoded by the exons ATGGAACCATTTCcacatcatccatccatgatTCTACCAGCCCTTCACAACATTCTGCTTACTAGCCAACTTCTGGCAAACATGAAATTGGAACGAGAGCAAGCCAAGTCCAACAACATAGAACATCGGCGAGCCGTTCCAAAGCTTG CTTCCTTATTTGAAAACACAGACTACATCACACGAGTATTCAAACCCACATATGGCACAAGGCCTTCATACGTCAA TTCCCTTCAATCTAATTTcctgaagaaattgaacaTGGTTCCCATGGGACAGGATTCGCTTGATAGTGAATCAACATCAAAGTCAAATCAAGATATTATGCTTAATTTTGTGCCCACAGGTGTTCACATGTATCCTAGGTTTGTTCGTCATAATTTGATCCATCCAGATCCAATGACCAAATGGAACCTGAACCGAGTTATAAACTGA
- the LOC131892215 gene encoding uncharacterized protein LOC131892215 — translation MTNPLENHRQVTLKEFGPQLLDIGSEILSDIRIDPQNRLHLERAVFEKLINIYGQGRSLEKTRHKISKVVSVTLLDAKSSVDVTVISGEFDLLPQQFDIPLEHHPNECLLEEENKETHGDEERHVKNSNIFQERVGNHLVSIDVTITDIPECHDAVGNDGKRLAGKDNGHTFVVFFCPKAYKRGVIHIHH, via the exons ATGACCAATCCATTGGAAAATCACCG GCAAgtgactttgaaggaattcgGACCACAACTTCTAGATATTGGTTCAGAGATACTTAGCGACATCAGAATTGACCCACAAAACAGACTTCACTTGGAGCGTGCTGTGTTTGAAAAGTTAATAAATATATATGGGCAAGGAAGAAGTCTTGAAAAAACTCGCCATAAGATTAGCAAGGTTGTCAGTGTGACGCTATTGGATGCTAAGTCGTCGGTGGATGTTACAGTCATTTCTGGGGAATTTGACTTGCTTCCTCAGCAATTCGACATTCCACTAGAGCATCATCCCAATGAGTGTCTCCTTGAAGAAGAGAATAAAGAAACCCATGGTGATGAGGAAAGACATGTGAAAAACTCCAACATCTTCCAGGAGAGAGTGGGCAATCATTTGGTGTCTATTGATGTGACTATTACCGATATTCCCGAGTGTCATGATGCAGTTGGCAATGACGGAAAACGTTTGGCCGGCAAAGACAATGGCCATACGTTTGTGGTATTCTTCTGCCCCAAAGCGTATAAGCGTGGAGTTATTCACATTCACCACTAA